In one Dasypus novemcinctus isolate mDasNov1 chromosome 25, mDasNov1.1.hap2, whole genome shotgun sequence genomic region, the following are encoded:
- the LOC101423704 gene encoding zinc finger protein 709-like has product MPAKVLAMQSHELVTFKDVAVDFTKEEWDLLDTTQRKLFREVMLENISNLVSVGYLVWKRDVLSQLEQEEVSRKGVVFPQYQNPGRKCAFKTWEMIEMIFSKSTCRKDTSKVMSLHRSHTQKNSFKYISLQEDSSLTTRVNQYALIHLTKKAYFRKPPPAVLSDYSYFKRRKHLHHTSKSYECFQNDKNCIQCSELMQYNVTPIGEKTHECHLGGKAFTTSSSLKQHERCNTGEKLKEYHLCGKTFIQSSSLKKHERTHTGEKPHECHLCGKAFTLVSNLKRHERTHTGEKPYECLLCGKAFSRHSHLQRHERTHTGEKPHECHLCGKAFFHLSVLKQHERTHTGEKPHKYLLCGKAFSHCSSLQQHERTHTGGKPYECHLCRKTYSHYNSFKCHERTHTGEKPHECHLCGKAFFRLYALKRHERTHTGEKPHKCLLCGKAFSHRCSLRRHERTHTGGKPYECHLCRKTYSHYNSFKCHERTHTGEKPHECHLCGKAFFHLSALKRHERTHTGEKPHECHLCGKAFFHLSALKQHERTHTGEKPHKCLLCGKAFIHCSSLQRHERTHTRVKPYECHLCRKTYSHYNSFKCHERTHTGEKPHKCHLCGKAFFHLSALKRHERTHTGEKPHECHLCGKAFFHLSALKQHEGTHTGEKPHKCLLCGKAFSHCSSLQRHERTHTRGKPYECHLCRKTYSHYNSFKCHERTHTGEKPHECHLCGKAFFHLSALKKHERTHTGEKPHKCLLSGSFQST; this is encoded by the exons ATGCCAGCTAAGGTTTTGGCAATGCAATCACAT gagttagtgaccttcaaggatgtggctgtAGACTTCACCAAGGAAGAGTGGGACCTGTTAGACACAACCCAAAGAAAGctgttcagagaagtgatgctggagaatatcagtAACCTGGTCTCAGTAG GATATCTAGTCTGGAAAAGAGATGTGCTTTCCCAGTTGGAACAGGAAGAAGTGTCAAGAAAAGGAGTAGTTTTTCCTCAATACCAGAATCCAG GGAGGAAATGTGCctttaaaacatgggaaatgatagaaatgatattcagTAAATCTACCTGTAGGAAAGACACTTCTAAAGTCATGTCATTG CACAGAtctcacacccagaagaattcctttaaatatatttctttgcaAGAAGATTCCTCTCTCACAACCAGAGTGAACCAATATGCATTGATTCACTTAACAAAGAAAGCCTATTTCAGGAAACCACCTCCAGCAGTCCTCAGTGACTATTCATATTTTAAACGACGTAAGCATCTTCACcatacaagtaaatcatatgaatgctttcaaaatgataaaaattgtatccAATGCTCTGAACTCATGCAATACAATGTAACTCCCATTGGAGAGAAAACCCATGAATGTCACCTaggtgggaaagccttcactacatcctcttcccttaaacAGCATGAGAGATGTAACACtggagaaaaactgaaagaatatcatctttgtgggaaaaccTTCATTCAATCATCTTCCctcaaaaaacatgaaagaactcacactggagagaaaccccatgaatgtcatctttgtgggaaagccttcactcttGTATCTAACCTAAAACGACATGAaagaactcatactggagagaaaccctatgaatgtcttctatgtgggaaagctttcagtcgaCATTCTCATCTTCAAcgtcatgagagaactcacactggagagaaaccccatgaatgtcatctttgtgggaaagccttctttCACCTATCTGtcctaaaacaacatgaaagaactcacactggagagaaaccccataaataTCTTCTATGTGGCAAAGCTTTCAGTCACTGTAGCTCTCttcaacaacatgagagaactcacactgggggaaaaccatatgaatgtcatctGTGTAGGAAAACCTATAGTCATTATAATTCCTTTAAAtgtcatgagagaactcacactggcgagaaaccccatgaatgtcatctttgtgggaaagccttctttCGTCTATATGCCCTAAAacgacatgaaagaactcacactggagagaaaccccataaatgtctTCTATGTGGCAAAGCTTTCAGTCACCGTTGTTCTCTTCGacgacatgagagaactcacactgggggaaaaccatatgaatgtcatctGTGTAGGAAAACCTATAGTCATTATAATTCCTTTAAAtgtcatgagagaactcacactggagagaaaccccatgagtgtcatctttgtgggaaagccttctttCACCTATCTGCCCTAAAacgacatgaaagaactcacactggagagaagccccatgaatgtcatctttgtggcaAAGCCTTCTTTCACCTATCTGccctaaaacaacatgaaagaactcatactggagagaaaccccataaatgtctTCTATGTGGCAAAGCTTTCATTCACTGTAGCTCTCTTCAacgacatgagagaactcacactagggttaaaccatatgaatgtcatctGTGTAGGAAAACCTATAGTCATTATAATTCCTTTAAAtgtcatgagagaactcacactggagagaaaccgcataaatgtcatctttgtgggaaagccttctttCACCTATCTGCCCTAAAacgacatgaaagaactcacactggagagaagccccatgaatgtcatctttgtgggaaagccttctttCACCTATCTGCCCTAAAACAACATGAaggaactcacactggagagaaaccccataaatgtctTCTATGTGGCAAAGCTTTCAGTCACTGTAGCTCTCTTCAacgacatgagagaactcacactaggggaaaaccatatgaatgtcatctGTGTAGGAAAACCTATAGTCATTATAATTCCTTTAAAtgtcatgagagaactcacactggagagaaaccccatgaatgtcatctttgtgggaaagccttctttCACCTATCTGCCctaaaaaaacatgaaagaactcacactggagagaaaccccataaatgtctTCTAAGTGGCAGCTTTCAGTCAACATAG